TCGAGGGCCGTTCACGAACCGGTCGGCGCCGACCGGCCACACGTCCGGGTCGCCGTCGGGCAACCCCTCGGGTTTGGAGACGAGGTTGATGACGTCCATCCGGAAGCCGTCGATGCCCTTCTCCAGCCACCACGTCATCATCTCGTAGACGTCCTCGCGGACGGCCTCGGTCCGCCAGTTCAGGTCTGGCTGGCTCTCGTCGTAGAGGTGCAGGACGTACTGCCCGCGCTCCTCGTCGTACCGCCACGCGGGGCCGCCGAAGAACGATTCCCAGTTGTTCGGCGGTTCCTCGCCGCCGTTCCGGCCGTCGCGCCAGTAGTAGTAGTCGGCGTAGGCCTCGTCGCCCTGTCGCGAGTGGACGAACCAGTCGTGTTCCTCGGAGGTGTGGTTGACCACGAGGTCCATGATCAGCCGCATGTCCCGGTCGTGGAGTTCGGCCAGCAGCGTCTCCCAGTCGTCCATCGTGCCGAACGCCGGGTGGATCGACCGGTAGTCGGCGATGTCGTAGCCGTTGTCGGCCATCGGCGACTCGTAGACGGGGTTGAGCCAGACGACGTCGATACCCAGGTCGTCGAGGTAGTCGACCTTCTCGACGATTCCCGGGAGGTCGCCGACGCCGTCGCCGTCGCTGTCGTTGAAGCTCCGCGGGTAGACCTGGTAGACGACCGCCTCCTTCCACCATGCGCGTTCGGTCATGCGACCCGTTCGTTGGGGGCGGGGATACTCGTTCTCATCGGCCGACCGTCACTCCGGGAGGTCGGCCGTCGCGCCCTCGCGGACGACGACCTCGGTGACGCGCGAGCCGTCGACCGCGGCGACTTCGAGGGCGTGGTCGCCGACGGTGACGCGGTCGCCGGCTTCGGGGACGCGACCCAGCCGTTCGAGCACCAGTCCGCCGATCGTCTCGACGTCGTCGCTCTCGAACGCGGTCCCGAGCGTCTCGTTGACCGCCGCGAGCGGGAGGCCCCCCTCGACGGCGTGGGCGCCGTCGGCGACCGTCTCGATCGGCGTCCGGCCGTCGTCGGGGTCGAACTGGTCGCGGATGTCGCCGACGATCACCTCGACGAGGTCCTCGACGGTGACGACCCCCTCGAACGAGCCCCACTCGTCGATCACGGCGGCGACCTGCCGGCTCTCGTCTTGCAACTGCGCGAGGAGGTCGTCGACGCGCGTCGTCTCCGGGACGACGGTGATCTCGCGGGCGAGGTCGTCCGCCGTGGTCGACGGGTCGGCCGAGTCGAGCGCCAGCAGGACGTCCTTGACGTCGACGAGGCCGACCACCTCCTCGTCCTCGCCGACGACGGGGTAGCGGGTGTGGCCCTCCTCGGCGACGACGGCCCGGAGTTCCGACAGCGTGGCGTCGGCGGGCACGCTCACCACGTCGGGCCGGGGGATCATCACCGCGCGGGCGGTCGTGTCGTCGAGTTCGAAGACGCGCTCGATCATCTCCACCTCTTCGGCGTCGACCTCGCCTTGCCGGCCCGACCGCGAGAGGACCATCCGGATCTCCTCCTCGCTGAGGGTCTCCTCGGTCTCGGAGGCCGGCGAGACGCCGATCAGCCGGGTGAAGTAGTTGGCCGTGCCGTTGAAGACGACGATGCCGGGGACGAACAGGTAGTAGAAGCCCTTCATCGGCGCGGCGACCAGCAGCGAGATGCGTTCGGCCTCCTGGATGGCGATCGTCTTCGGCGCCAGTTCGCCGAAGACGACGTGCAGAAAGGTGATGGTGCCGAAGCCGATCCCGAACGCCGCGAGGTGGATCGCGCTCTCCGGGAGGACGGGCCCGAGCGCCGCTTCGATCAGCGCCGCGACCGCGGGCTCGCCGATCCAGCCAAGGCCCAGCGAGGAGATCGTGATGCCGAGTTGGGTGACCGCGAGGTAGTCGTCGAGGTTGTCGACGGCCTCCTGCAGGACGGTCGCGCCCGGCCGTCCCTCCTCGACGAGCGTCTCGACGGTCGTCGACCGGATCCGGACGAACGCGAACTCGGCGGCCACGAAGAAGCCGTTGAGGAACACGAGGAAGAACGCGACCAGTAGCCGGGCCGCGGAGAACGCGACGTCTACCATACTCCCCTCCGTCTCTCGAGGGCCGGGCCGGTGTGACACCCCTCGCTTGGACGCGTCGGGGTCCCGACGGAGCCGGACCGCTCGAAGGAACCGTCGATCATACCGGCCATAGTCATCGCCATCACAAAACGATGGCGTCGTGGTCGCCGGGGGTCGGCGCTACGTCGCCTCGGCGTCGCGGGGGACCACGTCCTCGCCGCCGCAGTTCGGACACCGGTCCCGGGGTGCGTACAGCAGTTCGCCGCAGTCGCGACAGACGTGGCTCGCCTCGTCTTCGGCTACGTCCTCGACCTTCCGCTTGAACCGCTCGACCCGCTCGCCCAGATCGCGAAACAGGCTCATCGATCGCCCACCGCCGTGAAGGGCCGTGCCATGTACCGACGTGGCGGGCGAGGCGGATAAACGCTGGGTTCGGTCAGCCGCTCCACTCGCCGGCGAGGTCGCCGGCGACGTTCTCCCGCCAGACGCCGAAACTCGACTCGCAGTCGGCGCTCTCGGCGAGGTGGTCGACGAAGCCGGCGCCGGGATCCGCGAGGTCGCCCCCGCAGAAGGGGCAGGTCCCGGGGTCGCTCCAGTTCGTGGTCGTGTTCACTGCCATACCCGGACGTTCGCCGGCATCGCATATAATGTTAATCGGTTAATATATAATATTCTTAGTATGTGGTTATATCCCGATAATATACTTTGTATCCGTCGCGACGGCGCCGGCGTTCGGCCTCGGGGCCGTGGTCGAGGCCCTCGTCCACGTCGATCCCGTCGGCGCCCGGAAGGGGCCGGGTACGGCTATTTCCGGCCCCGTCACGATCGTTGCGGCGAGTCGATGTCCGAGCGGCGAGCGGCCGAGCGACCGTCGAAGCGGATTCGGAGAGTCGTCGCGGCGCCGCTCGCGCCGTTGCGGTTCGCGTTCCGGACCCGCCGGGATCGGATCGCGGTCGCCGTCCTCCTCGTCGCCGGCGCGTACGTCTACTACGTCGACCTCGGCGGGTTCACCCTCCAGTCGTACGACGAGGCGATCTACGCGAACCTCGCCCGGGGG
The Salinilacihabitans rarus DNA segment above includes these coding regions:
- a CDS encoding hemolysin family protein gives rise to the protein MVDVAFSAARLLVAFFLVFLNGFFVAAEFAFVRIRSTTVETLVEEGRPGATVLQEAVDNLDDYLAVTQLGITISSLGLGWIGEPAVAALIEAALGPVLPESAIHLAAFGIGFGTITFLHVVFGELAPKTIAIQEAERISLLVAAPMKGFYYLFVPGIVVFNGTANYFTRLIGVSPASETEETLSEEEIRMVLSRSGRQGEVDAEEVEMIERVFELDDTTARAVMIPRPDVVSVPADATLSELRAVVAEEGHTRYPVVGEDEEVVGLVDVKDVLLALDSADPSTTADDLAREITVVPETTRVDDLLAQLQDESRQVAAVIDEWGSFEGVVTVEDLVEVIVGDIRDQFDPDDGRTPIETVADGAHAVEGGLPLAAVNETLGTAFESDDVETIGGLVLERLGRVPEAGDRVTVGDHALEVAAVDGSRVTEVVVREGATADLPE
- a CDS encoding zinc ribbon domain-containing protein; amino-acid sequence: MSLFRDLGERVERFKRKVEDVAEDEASHVCRDCGELLYAPRDRCPNCGGEDVVPRDAEAT
- a CDS encoding DUF7501 family protein; translation: MAVNTTTNWSDPGTCPFCGGDLADPGAGFVDHLAESADCESSFGVWRENVAGDLAGEWSG